Proteins encoded together in one Microcebus murinus isolate Inina chromosome 18, M.murinus_Inina_mat1.0, whole genome shotgun sequence window:
- the EVI2A gene encoding LOW QUALITY PROTEIN: protein EVI2A (The sequence of the model RefSeq protein was modified relative to this genomic sequence to represent the inferred CDS: substituted 1 base at 1 genomic stop codon): MDMEHRGHYLHLVFLMATVFSLSPGTKANYTQRWANNTTAWDSVTQNKTSRNQKENISTNPVTPAVNYKSNSTNMPEMATSHIFTSKSEQELYIPSVVKKSSPTVQSIENTSKSHSEIFKKDVCEENNNNMAMLICLIIIAVLFLICTLLFLSTVVLANKVSSLRRSKTVGKRQPRSNGDFLASSGLWPAESDTWKRAKQLTGPNLMMQSTGVLTATRERKDEGTEKLTNXQMVY; the protein is encoded by the coding sequence ATGGACATGGAACACAGAGGACATTACCTGCATCTTGTCTTTCTGATGGCAACAGTTTTTTCTTTGTCCCCTGGAACAAAAGCAAACTATACCCAGCGCTGGGCTAATAATACTACTGCCTGGGATTCAGTTACTCAAAACAAGACAAGcagaaaccaaaaggaaaacattagCACCAACCCTGTAACTCCTGCAGtaaattacaaaagtaattcCACAAACATGCCTGAAATGGCAACATCTCACATCTTCACGTCTAAATCGGAACAGGAGCTTTATATACCTTCTGTTGTCAAGAAGAGTTCCCCCACAGTACAGAGCATTGAAAACACAAGCAAAAGTCACAGTGAAATTTTCAAAAAGGATGTCTgtgaggaaaacaacaacaacatggCCATGCTAATTTGCTTAATTATAATTGCAGTGCTTTTTCTTATCTGTACCCTTCTATTTCTATCAACTGTGGTTCTGGCAAACAAAGTCTCATCTCTCAGACGATCGAAAACAGTAGGCAAGCGTCAGCCTAGAAGCAATGGAGATTTTCTGGCAAGCAGTGGTTTATGGCCTGCTGAATCAGACACTTGGAAAAGAGCAAAACAGCTCACAGGACCCAACCTAATGATGCAATCTACTGGAGTGCTCACAGCTACtagggaaagaaaagatgaaggaaCTGAAAAACTCACTAACTAACAGATGGTTTActga
- the EVI2B gene encoding protein EVI2B, whose product MEPKYFILILLYGHLDNTFFSKTEAIPTEMPTLFRSSASYVSANSQNTRNPSGLPTQFNNISSGQPTPSAKVVDGQPTPAVHVSSGEPAAHTSAGQSLANNITKSPIPTVNTSFRQTALPVFTSARQIPPSAHTSTRKSPTSFVYTSTQQPSLSVHTPSRKPVPPTVHNPSTEPTSVIKNSPRGTPGFILQPTSNKETSHKTNSNSIAAILIGVILTSLLVAIIMIVLWKCLRKPALNDQNWAGRSPFADGEIPDICMDNIRENEVSTKRTSIVSLMTWKPSKSTLLGDDLEIQLFESSENIEDSNNPQKEEIKDQVNGTSEESVGGSTIGTAISSSDDTDLPPPPPLLDLEGQENNQSDKPTMTTVSPLPNDSINFPPSLDCLSQTCEEPKQSETKQSFPPSPDSLNLVQPPVDFMKNQEEFNVEIQSQEFSVPLDSDQDLNESLPPPPAELL is encoded by the coding sequence ATGGAGCCCAAgtatttcatcttaattttgcTTTATGGACACCTGGATAACACATTTTTCTCAAAGACAGAGGCAATTCCAACAGAGATGCCTACCTTATTTAGATCATCAGCATCATATGTCTCGGCTAATTCTCAAAACACAAGGAATCCTTCAGGTCTACCAACACAATTCAACAACATTTCTTCTGGACAGCCAACACCATCTGCCAAAGTTGTTGATGGACAACCAACACCAGCTGTCCATGTCTCTTCTGGGGAACCAGCTGCACACACTTCTGCTGGACAATCACTTGCCAATAACATCACGAAATCACCAATACCAACGGTCAATACCTCCTTCCGGCAAACAGCACTACCTGTGTTCACCTCTGCAAGACAAATACCACCATCTGCCCATACTTCTACCAGAAAATCACCAACATCATTTGTCTATACTTCCACTCAACAACCATCATTATCTGTCCACACCCCTTCTAGAAAACCAGTACCACCAACTGTTCATAATCCATCCACAGAACCAACATCAGTGATCAAAAATTCACCTAGGGGTACACCGGGATTCATCTTACAACCTACCAGTAACAAAGAAACCTCACATAAAACCAATTCTAATTCAATAGCTGCCATATTAATTGGTGTAATTCTGACTTCTCTGTTGGTGGCTATAATCATGATTGTACTATGGAAATGCTTGAGAAAACCAGCTTTAAATGACCAAAATTGGGCAGGCAGGTCTCCATTTGCTGATGGAGAAATCCCTGACATATGTATGGATAACATTAGAGAAAATGAAGTATCCACAAAACGTACATCAATTGTTTCACTTATGACCTGGAAACCCAGCAAAAGCACGCTTTTAGGAGATGACTTGGAAATTCAGTTGTTTGAATCAAGTGAAAACATTGAAGATTCCAACAACCcccaaaaagaggaaataaaagatcAAGTAAATGGTACATCAGAGGAAAGTGTGGGTGGATCAACAATTGGCACAGCTATTTCTTCTTCAGATGATACAGATCTGCCTCCACCACCTCCCCTTCTTGACTTGGAAGGACAAGAGAATAACCAATCTGACAAACCCACAATGACAACTGTATCTCCTCTTCCAAATGATTCTATCAATTTCCCTCCATCTCTGGACTGTCTCAGTCAAACATGTGAAGAACCTAAACAGTCTGAGACCAAACAGTCATTTCCACCTTCCCCTGACTCACTTAACTTGGTCCAGCCGCCAGTGGATTTTATGAAAAATCAGGAAGAATTCAACGTTGAGATCCAGAGCCAGGAGTTCTCTGTTCCTCTTGACTCTGATCAAGATCTTAATGAATCCCTGCCACCTCCACCTGCAGAACTGTTATAA